A genomic region of Metopolophium dirhodum isolate CAU chromosome 1, ASM1992520v1, whole genome shotgun sequence contains the following coding sequences:
- the LOC132944420 gene encoding uncharacterized protein LOC132944420 yields the protein MTECQNFPPADVAAITNFNNTEGLYNKFLGKLKVTDSDWKLVNFLNLEYYTTRYLALSRFYNTTSQLCSEIRNNDQSKSRTRRGLSNAVSRVANVLIGYAENIDFGFIFNKITQLVKSKVKDINLTSEQTRIIELTTNEHNYTLNQILTNQQKLEQNIQLLSEQAKKNAKDIDQIKIRTTLLEQTLFFEVLLNQYAYETQNLLAIIDSALDGKLHTSLLHTQRWLANLREIKANIPIGTTFPLEIKTESIADFIKISEITVCHKGQYFIFVTKIPLVQTIDFNAYKVIPLPIIYDSQSFILIDPSMEIIATSYDTQKFFTLTNKQWEMYREVQSYTLCKNS from the exons ATGACGGAATGTCAGAATTTTCCACCCGCGGATGTAGCCGCAATTACAAATTTCAACAACACGGAAGGACTTTATAACAAATTTCTAGGCAAACTAAAAGTTACAGACTCCGACTGGAAGCTAGTAAATTTTCTTAATctagaatattatacaacaagaTACCTGGCGTTATCCAgattttataatactacatcTCAACTCTGTAGTGAAAtac GAAACAATGATCAGTCTAAAAGTAGAACCCGTCGTGGACTTAGCAACGCCGTTAGTAGGGTGGCCAACGTACTTATCGGTTATGCTGAGAACATTGATTTCGGATTTATCTTCAACAAAATAACTCAATTAGTGAAAAGTAAAGTAAAAGATATCAATTTAACATCGGAACAAACTCGAATCATTGAATTAACAACCAATGaacataattatacattaaaccAGATATTAACAAACCAGCAAAAACTTGAACAAAACATTCAGCTACTAAGCGAACAAGCTAAGAAAAACGCAAAGGACATTGATCAAATAAAGATCAGAACAACGCTATTAGAACAGACTCTCTTCTTCGAAGTCCTACTGAATCAATACGCATATGAGACACAAAATCTTTTGGCAATAATTGATTCTGCCTTAGATGGCAAATTACACACCAGTTTATTGCACACCCAGCGTTGGTTAGCAAATCTTCGAGAAATTAAGGCAAACATCCCAATAGGGACGACTTTCCCACTTGAGATTAAAACAGAATCTATTGctgatttcataaaaatttctgaaataacagTTTGTCATAAAGGTCAATACTTtatatttgtaacaaaaatCCCACTAGTACAAACCATTGATTTCAATGCCTATAAAGTAATTccgttacctattatatacgacAGCCAGAGCTTTATCTTAATTGACCCTAGTATGGAGATCATAGCAACCAGTTATGATACGCAAAAGTTTTTCACGTTGACAAATAAGCAATGGGAAATGTACAGGGAGGTACAATCATACACACTTTGTAAAAATAGTTAA
- the LOC132944436 gene encoding uncharacterized protein LOC132944436 translates to MLFKSPRKGYKRAKTVSEIDDFDSDVVRRTVHEFYDRGEYPTAQLILNALRQKINYSGCLRSMQYLLKNLKFSYKKCNDGRKFLMERNDIVALRCKFLREICTLREMKDDRPVVYIDETWVNQNHSRSMIWQNEHGTEGLKVPTGKGGRLIVCHAGCARYGFIQGSKLVFRSNTGNTADYHSQMNAEVFKEWFIELLNNLEEPSVLVMDNASYHSTIVENHPKSNWKKSDVQKWLNEKNIEFHPLETLAELHQKVKALIPRQKKYLLDQIALEKGHEVIRLPPYHCQYNAIELIWAQVKGQVAKNNNTFKMVDIERLTHEALDAVTKEDWENCVRHAEKIQDSDNRKEILRDTLMEPVVLTILPDDSDCSDEESDIEQLE, encoded by the coding sequence ATGTTATTTAAGTCTCCACGCAAAGGTTACAAACGTGCAAAAACTGTGTCGGAGATCgacgattttgattctgatgtCGTTAGGAGAACTGTGCACGAGTTCTACGATCGAGGTGAGTATCCAACTGCACAATTGATACTAAATGCTTTAAgacaaaaaatcaattattccGGATGCTTACGCTccatgcaatatttattgaagaatttgaaattttcttatAAGAAGTGTAATGATGGCCGTAAATTTTTGATGGAGAGAAATGACATCGTTGCACTTCGATGTAAATTTCTTCGAGAAATTTGTACGTTGCGCGAGATGAAGGATGATCGCCCTGTTGTTTATATTGACGAGACATGGGTTAATCAAAATCATTCGAGGTCGATGATTTGGCAAAATGAACACGGCACTGAAGGATTGAAAGTTCCAACAGGAAAAGGAGGTCGGCTTATCGTGTGCCATGCTGGATGTGCTCGTTATGGCTTTATTCAAGGGTCCAAACTAGTATTCCGTAGCAATACAGGCAATACCGCCGACTACCACAGTCAAATGAATGCCGAAGTTTTTAAAGAGtggtttattgaattattaaacaatttagaaGAGCCATCTGTTTTGGTGATGGATAATGCGTCATATCATTCCACAATAGTAGAAAATCACCCAAAAAGTAATTGGAAAAAATCGGACGTACAAAAATggttgaatgaaaaaaatattgaatttcatcCTCTTGAAACTTTAGCAGAACttcatcaaaaagttaaagCCTTAATTCCGCGCCAAAAAAAATACTTGCTTGACCAAATTGCATTAGAAAAAGGTCACGAAGTAATACGCCTACCTCCATATCATTGCCAATACAATGCAATTGAACTTATATGGGCCCAAGTTAAGGGTCAAgtagcaaaaaataataatacattcaagATGGTTGATATCGAGCGTCTTACCCATGAAGCGTTGGATGCGGTAACCAAAGAGGATTGGGAAAATTGTGTAAGGCATGCCGAAAAAATACAAGATTCAGATAACCGAAAGGAAATTCTTAGGGACACCTTAATGGAACCAGTAGTTTTGACCATATTGCCCGATGACAGCGATTGCAGTGATGAGGAATCAGATATAGAGCAATTAGAATAA